TATACCTTTTGTTAGTGCATAAATAGGTTGTAATGTTTTGGTTTTTTTATTGTACGTTTCTTGATCAAATATTTCAGGTGTTGTTATTTGCATTTGTCCATACTTGTATTCAGCTTTTCCTCTAAAAACCTTTGTTTCCCCTATTTTAAGGTTGTTTTTTATGTATAATTGATTAAACCATAACAAGTAAAGATACCCTGTATCATCTTTTATTCTTATTTTAAGTATCTTAAACTTCCCTTTGACCATTTGCTCAATTGGAAAACAAATAGTGCCTTCTACTGCATTCATAGCATCTATTTTTATGTCTTTAATCTTAGTCACCTGAGAATAGGTTTCATAACTTCTTGGATAATAGTGCAAAAGGTCTTCAATGGTATAGATCTCTAGTCTATTAAATAGCTTTTCTGTTTTTTCTCCAATACCTTTTAAACCACTAATGGATTGTGTCGTATCCATCTTCCCACCTCTGTTCATATTAACTTGTAAACATGCCTTCCGCTACGCTTCAGGCACAAGTTTCAATGAAAGTGTCATCTCCAAATCCTTGCGAGCAAGTTTGCAGATTAATATTTTCATCTTAACTTGTAAACATGTCTTCCGCTCCGCTTCAGACACAAGTTTCAATGAAAGTGTCATCTCCAAATCCTTGCGAGCAAGTTTGCAGATGACACTTTCATATGAATAAACACCGAAACACTTTTATAAAAAGTGATCCAGTGTTTATTGAATATCTATCTGCTTGAATGATATTATTTTATTCTACAGAAAAAATATAATAATATAAAGGTTGACCACCATAGTGGACTTCTATGTCACAATCCTTATATTTATCTTCTATATAGTGTTCTAAGGCATCTACATCTTCTTGTTTAACATCTTGACCATAATAAATACTAATTAATTCGCTTTCATCATCTACAAGCTCATCTAATAATGCTTTTGATGATTCATTAATGGACTCACCTACCACAAGAATTTTGCCATCTCCAATACCTAATAAATCGCCTTGCTTAATTTCTTTATCTTCAATACTCGTATCTCTAACTGCATAAGTTAATTGACCCGTTTTAACACTGCTAAGGCTGGCATTCATTTTCGTTTCATTTTCTTCTGGCTTTTTATCAAATTCATAATTAATGATTGCTGTTATGCCTTGTGGAATACTTTTTGTCGGTATAACAAAAATATTTTTATCTTCAATAAGATTCTGTGCTTGTTGAGCCGCCAAAATAATGTTTTTATTATTTGGCAATATAAAAATATTATCTGCATTCACTTTATCAATAGCGTTAATCATATCTTCTGTACTTGGGTTCATGGTTTGACCACCTTCTATAATATGGTCCACACCTAAACCTTCAAAAATTTCGCTTAATCCTTCACCTATTGAAACCACAATAAAACCTGTTTCTTTTCTTTCCTTGGAAACATTTTGAATTTCTAAGGTGTCATGGGTATCCTGAGATAATAATTTTTCTTCCACTACCAATGTACTATGTTGAATTCTCATATTATCAATTTTTATATTGCTTAATTGACCCAATGTCAATCCTTTTTGCAGTGCATTACCTGGATCATTTGTATGTACATGCACTTTAATTATATCATCATCAGCTACAACTACAATGGAGTCCCCAATGGATGATAAGTATGCTTTAATATCATTTTCTGCCGCGTCTGTTAACTCATCTTTTAAATCAATGATAAACTCTGTACAATAACCGAATTCTATTGATTCATCTGACTCCATCTTCAAAGAAATCGTCTCTTTTTGGTTATCTTCTTCTATGACAAAATTAATTTCTTTTCCGTTTAAAACTTCATAAGCACCAACCAATATATATATAAGACCTTGGCCACCAGCGTCTACAACACCTGCTTGTTTGAGCACTGGTAACATATCTGGTGTTTGACTAAGTATTTCTTCACCATAAACAATGGTCTCTTTTAAAACAAAATTAATATCGTCTGTATCTTCGCATAATTCTTCTGCTTTTGTTGCTATAGCTCTTGCAACAGTTAAAATGGTTCCTTCTTTAGGCTTCATAACTGCTTTATAAGCGGTATCCACACCATTTCTAAAGGCTTTAGCCATAATTTTTGTATCAATTACTTCACACTCTCCAATTACTTTTGCGAAACCTCTAAATAATTGAGATAATATAACACCTGAGTTTCCTCTTGCGCCTCTTAAAGAGCCTGAAGATATAGCTTTGGCAACAGAAGCCATATTAGGATTTTGTAATCCATTAACTTCTTTTGCTGCAGACAAAATGGTTAATGACATATTGGTTCCTGTATCTCCATCTGGTACTGGAAATACATTCAGTTCATTTATAAAATCTTTTTTGGATTCTAAATATTTGGTACCTGCTATAAATAATTTTTGTAGGGTTATTGCATCTATTTGATTAACTAACACTTTGTTTTCCTCCTTACATATTTGTGGTGATTAATCCACCCTAACACCTTCTACAAAGATGTTAATTTTTGTTACTTCCATACCTGTAAACTTCTCTACTTTGTATTTTACAGTGCTAATTAAGTTATCAGCAACAGCAGAGATTTTAACGCCGTATACAACTACTACGTGAAAATCTATGTCAATCTTATTATCAATAATGGTTACTTTTACACCTTTACTAAGACTTTCTCTTTTAAGAATCTTAACCAAGTCTTCTTTTACTGTTACCATTGCCATACCAACTATACCATAACATTCTACAGCAGCCAAGCCAGCATATTTAGAGACAACTTCATTGTCAATAATAATATTTCCAATATTTGTAGCCATTCTTCCTTTCATAATTCATACCTCCAAACATTTAATTGAGAACATATAAAATCAAACGATAGGATAAAAAAGCCGTTCAATCTATATCTTCAGTGAATTCTATTGCTACTCATTATATGACAAGAACTGACCATATGATTTAAAAGCAATTTATAAAATTCTTTTTATTATATAAGTTATATTTTACAAGATTAATAACTTTAATTACATATATTATATCATTTTATACGTCATTTAAAAACACCTTTTTGTTTGATTTTCAAATTATTAGCTTAAAACCTTTTTTCTTAGACAATCTTTTATGGATTAATACGTATGGGGTTACCCTCGTATTTGTATCTGTTTTTAATAAAAAATTTGTTGTAAAACAGAAGGAATTTATTATTAAAGAGAAAAAATATCTTTTTTTTAAAATGTTATGCTTGCATTCTTAATCGTTTTTTGGTAGAATTGTTTTGTTGCGAATATCGCGGAAAAACGAAGGAGGTGCTATTATGGCTAAATGTTCAATCTGTGAAAAAAGCGTTCACTTCGGTCATAAGGTGAGCCATTCAAATAAAAAATCAAATAAAATGTGGAAACCAAATATTAAAAGGGTAAAAGCAATGGTAAATGGTGCACCAAAAAGAATCTATGTTTGCACTCAATGTTTAAAATCAAATAAAGTTGTACGTGCACAATAAAACCCCATATTACGGGGTTTTATTTTTTTTCATTCATATGGAATATTTAGGATTTACTGATTCAAAAAAGTAAATCCTAAATATAAAATACCAACAATAGCCAAAATAGTTATTAAACCTTTGGGTATAAATAACATTAAAAACATCCCAATGGCAACACAAACAAGTATTAACCCACCGACCTTTTTCTTCAAAAACAGTCTCCCCTTATATTCACTCATTTACCTATTATTAATATACTATTAAAGTAGACCTCAATATATGCAAATGGAGTGCTTTACTGATTACAGAAAAAAAGATGGTTAATCTTGTGATTGAATGATTATTAAATACCCTTTTTTAACCCTAAGGGTTACAGGTAATTGCATAATCTCATTGCTAACGCCTATGGAATGTCCTATCTTCAAATTAGTATCTTGTAATTCGTATTTTAGTCCTTCACTAGAGATGCCTTCTACGCTAGTTGATAATGGAATAAGAGAAATATATTTTCCAAAAGCCTCTTCAATAGTTAATGCTTTGTTCATACAGTATATCCGATTCTGTTCATTAATAATTTCAGCCCTTACATTGTTATCTAATGCATATTTTAAAACGTGTATATTGGCCAAGGTATGGTCCATTCTAGAGCCTAAACCTCCAACAACGGTAACCTCTTTACAACCTCGGTTAACTGCCTCTATTAACGCAAGATGCGTATCTGTGTAATCTTTATCTGGAGAGTGACTGACAATTTCCATATCTTTTTTTTTATATTTTTTTACTAATGATGGCTGAGCTGTATCTAAATCACCCACTAATAAATCAAATGGCATATTGAATTGATCCACTAAATCTAATGCACCATCTACAACGATAGAGTAATCAAAGGAATGCTCAGCGATTAAGTCCTTAAGAAACTTTTCATTAATGGTTCCCCCTGTAACAATTAAAGCTCTCACATTACTCACCTATCTCTTCAAATATGGCGTTAAAACCTT
The genomic region above belongs to Natranaerovirga hydrolytica and contains:
- a CDS encoding Asp23/Gls24 family envelope stress response protein is translated as MKGRMATNIGNIIIDNEVVSKYAGLAAVECYGIVGMAMVTVKEDLVKILKRESLSKGVKVTIIDNKIDIDFHVVVVYGVKISAVADNLISTVKYKVEKFTGMEVTKINIFVEGVRVD
- a CDS encoding DAK2 domain-containing protein; translation: MLVNQIDAITLQKLFIAGTKYLESKKDFINELNVFPVPDGDTGTNMSLTILSAAKEVNGLQNPNMASVAKAISSGSLRGARGNSGVILSQLFRGFAKVIGECEVIDTKIMAKAFRNGVDTAYKAVMKPKEGTILTVARAIATKAEELCEDTDDINFVLKETIVYGEEILSQTPDMLPVLKQAGVVDAGGQGLIYILVGAYEVLNGKEINFVIEEDNQKETISLKMESDESIEFGYCTEFIIDLKDELTDAAENDIKAYLSSIGDSIVVVADDDIIKVHVHTNDPGNALQKGLTLGQLSNIKIDNMRIQHSTLVVEEKLLSQDTHDTLEIQNVSKERKETGFIVVSIGEGLSEIFEGLGVDHIIEGGQTMNPSTEDMINAIDKVNADNIFILPNNKNIILAAQQAQNLIEDKNIFVIPTKSIPQGITAIINYEFDKKPEENETKMNASLSSVKTGQLTYAVRDTSIEDKEIKQGDLLGIGDGKILVVGESINESSKALLDELVDDESELISIYYGQDVKQEDVDALEHYIEDKYKDCDIEVHYGGQPLYYYIFSVE
- the rpmB gene encoding 50S ribosomal protein L28 encodes the protein MAKCSICEKSVHFGHKVSHSNKKSNKMWKPNIKRVKAMVNGAPKRIYVCTQCLKSNKVVRAQ
- a CDS encoding thiamine diphosphokinase → MRALIVTGGTINEKFLKDLIAEHSFDYSIVVDGALDLVDQFNMPFDLLVGDLDTAQPSLVKKYKKKDMEIVSHSPDKDYTDTHLALIEAVNRGCKEVTVVGGLGSRMDHTLANIHVLKYALDNNVRAEIINEQNRIYCMNKALTIEEAFGKYISLIPLSTSVEGISSEGLKYELQDTNLKIGHSIGVSNEIMQLPVTLRVKKGYLIIIQSQD